One Armatimonadota bacterium genomic window carries:
- a CDS encoding histidine--tRNA ligase, with amino-acid sequence MRIQAPRGTEDVLPGQAVTWQWLESIYRELAHHFGYGEIRTPVFEDVALFKRTAGEQSDIVSKEMYEFQDKGGRDVALKPEGTAPVMRAVVEHNLCPQGTHARFYYLTPCYRYNRSQKGRLRELHQFGAELLGANSAEADAEILELAYRFLCAIGLGNEPIYINSIGRTECRSKFSEHILEFVDGYLKDASTEVSERIRKNPLGMLDSKDPDQQKALEGLRPILEFLEPDSRERFEALKQLLDEAEVPYEVSPGTVRGLDYYTETVFEFVSQYLPGLSIFGGGRYDNLVKEIGGPQTPCVGFGIGVERVILAVQEKQVQVPINKPDIFVVRATNEASSMVRELTRNLRSNGKTVLLDLDSRSMKSQMRQADSSQSRFCAIIGDSELAKRTVSLKNMETGEQTEVPVENVLGLL; translated from the coding sequence ATGCGAATTCAAGCTCCTCGCGGAACCGAAGACGTTTTGCCCGGCCAGGCCGTTACCTGGCAGTGGCTCGAGTCGATCTATCGAGAGCTTGCCCATCATTTCGGCTACGGAGAAATTCGGACACCAGTCTTCGAGGACGTGGCGTTGTTCAAGCGCACCGCCGGCGAGCAAAGCGACATCGTTTCGAAGGAGATGTACGAGTTTCAAGACAAGGGTGGCCGGGATGTTGCCCTGAAGCCCGAGGGCACCGCTCCGGTCATGCGAGCAGTCGTCGAACACAACCTTTGTCCGCAAGGAACGCACGCACGTTTTTACTATTTGACCCCCTGCTACCGGTACAACCGAAGCCAAAAAGGACGCCTGCGTGAACTGCACCAGTTTGGAGCCGAACTCCTCGGCGCAAATAGTGCGGAAGCCGATGCGGAAATCCTCGAGCTCGCCTATCGATTCCTTTGCGCCATTGGTTTGGGAAACGAACCGATTTACATTAACTCTATTGGTCGGACCGAGTGTCGAAGCAAATTTTCCGAACATATTTTGGAGTTCGTTGATGGTTATCTGAAAGACGCTTCAACGGAGGTCTCCGAACGAATTCGGAAGAATCCCTTGGGAATGTTGGACTCCAAGGATCCCGATCAGCAGAAGGCTCTGGAAGGTCTACGGCCAATCCTGGAATTCCTGGAGCCAGATTCCCGAGAGCGGTTCGAAGCGCTGAAACAGCTTCTCGACGAAGCCGAAGTTCCCTACGAAGTCTCTCCGGGGACGGTTCGCGGACTGGACTACTACACAGAGACGGTGTTCGAGTTTGTCTCTCAATATCTGCCGGGTCTTTCGATCTTTGGGGGTGGTCGTTATGACAATCTCGTGAAGGAAATCGGCGGTCCGCAGACGCCCTGCGTTGGATTCGGAATTGGTGTTGAGCGTGTTATTCTCGCGGTTCAAGAAAAGCAAGTTCAGGTGCCGATCAACAAGCCGGACATCTTCGTAGTTCGAGCTACGAATGAAGCTAGCAGTATGGTCCGTGAACTGACGCGAAACCTGCGTTCAAATGGCAAAACCGTTTTGCTTGACCTCGACAGTCGAAGCATGAAATCCCAGATGCGGCAGGCCGATTCTTCCCAATCGCGCTTCTGCGCGATCATCGGCGATTCGGAACTTGCAAAGAGAACGGTGTCGTTAAAGAACATGGAGACCGGCGAGCAAACCGAAGTGCCGGTCGAAAACGTCCTAGGATTACTGTGA
- a CDS encoding EAL domain-containing protein — protein MQAPWRKKQKRFTYGKKKGFSLWRNDASGRQVFNVAIFVLLVSFVGGSISTYIMYRKSLDQVFDTRVEHVRNASAYLARILDADAQQEIAKAGSKKSKAYLSTQKTIKNFLHSYPNALRAYTLEIRGNSAYYLVDATQYRKSVPLQPTQDVNQILKTHPAELFKSNKKVVPTVERVTKTGPMGMYVTGYRPLVGKDGKVKAILAVDMQFGGFQADRDALFGALEYGIYATAIVAVLLALFSVAFLWASHRDNLVLTAEMIEQRKKLSKTEAELLEAMNASEEISGSLISTLSNAGCLVWNGKAWKTNEGMIWKAGLKYEPHFDWLANDLAKDGVSFEQAWDKRRNPEDRLVWEKLLGFAFDGKLSSLTSEYRLNTDTEELWFEEQLDFDYEPDGSVSIHGFVRDVTEPKRRNDEIRRLAYYDTITGLINRTRIHDVMNELLEKSHQISVIGIEIGNFRNVNESWGAEVADKLLHEFGQQLSEGVGTNGIVGHLAGDDFVVIVPEDSTMSWLVGRVDEICQKPTYIDGVEIAKVCRMGFVSSVDGDNAATLLRKINLALENARKNLTNYPVAYKPEMSFKAKMRVELETAMRQALIDREFYLMFQPIYCNKTKKLVKAEALLRWNSSRFGPVSPGTFIPIAEESDFINDLGNFVIDEAARAIASFAQQTRDSKIVISLNMSLRQLKNQSTLNVFHSALDKWGISQKNMLIEITESSIMHDSGECVSMLTQLQERGFSLAIDDFGTGYSSLATLASLPFNCLKIDKKFVDGIGVDRKQEEVLGTIVRLARALNLQIVAEGIESEAQYVFLANLGVEYSQGFYFARPLPFEDLVARAVGEAQKAA, from the coding sequence ATGCAGGCACCTTGGCGCAAGAAACAAAAGCGATTCACATACGGGAAAAAGAAAGGCTTCAGCCTGTGGCGGAACGACGCCTCGGGTCGCCAGGTCTTCAATGTCGCGATTTTCGTGCTTTTGGTTTCCTTTGTCGGCGGCAGTATTTCCACGTACATCATGTACCGGAAGTCGCTCGACCAAGTGTTCGACACCCGCGTCGAGCACGTTCGCAACGCATCTGCCTATCTCGCCCGCATCCTCGACGCTGACGCCCAGCAGGAAATCGCAAAGGCAGGATCGAAGAAGTCAAAAGCGTATCTATCGACCCAAAAGACGATCAAGAACTTCCTGCACAGCTATCCCAACGCCTTGCGGGCTTACACGCTGGAAATTCGAGGGAACAGCGCCTACTACTTGGTGGATGCGACCCAATATCGTAAGTCAGTGCCGCTCCAACCGACGCAAGACGTCAATCAGATTTTAAAGACGCATCCGGCGGAGCTATTCAAGTCCAACAAGAAGGTCGTTCCGACCGTCGAACGGGTGACAAAAACTGGCCCAATGGGCATGTACGTTACCGGGTACCGACCCCTGGTTGGCAAGGACGGAAAGGTCAAAGCCATTTTGGCTGTCGACATGCAGTTTGGCGGATTTCAGGCCGACCGAGATGCCCTGTTTGGCGCACTAGAGTATGGAATCTACGCCACCGCAATCGTGGCCGTCTTGCTTGCCCTGTTCTCGGTCGCCTTCCTGTGGGCTTCGCATCGCGATAACCTCGTGCTGACGGCCGAAATGATCGAGCAGAGGAAGAAGCTCTCGAAGACCGAAGCCGAACTGCTCGAGGCCATGAATGCCAGCGAGGAAATCAGCGGTTCGCTCATCAGCACCCTTTCGAACGCCGGATGTTTGGTCTGGAACGGAAAAGCGTGGAAGACGAATGAAGGCATGATCTGGAAAGCTGGCCTGAAATACGAACCGCACTTCGATTGGCTTGCCAACGACTTGGCTAAGGACGGCGTGTCTTTCGAGCAAGCTTGGGACAAACGGCGAAATCCTGAGGACCGATTGGTTTGGGAGAAACTCCTCGGCTTCGCATTCGACGGCAAACTCTCTTCGCTCACCAGCGAGTATCGACTCAATACTGATACAGAAGAGCTTTGGTTCGAAGAGCAATTAGATTTTGACTATGAGCCAGATGGCAGCGTGTCGATCCACGGATTTGTACGCGACGTCACCGAGCCGAAGCGGCGCAACGATGAGATTCGTCGGCTGGCCTACTATGACACCATCACTGGGCTGATCAACCGAACCCGAATCCACGACGTCATGAATGAACTGCTTGAAAAGAGTCATCAGATCAGCGTGATCGGCATCGAGATTGGCAATTTCCGAAACGTGAACGAGTCGTGGGGCGCCGAAGTGGCCGACAAGCTCCTGCACGAATTCGGCCAGCAGTTGAGCGAAGGCGTAGGCACGAACGGAATTGTGGGCCACCTTGCGGGAGACGACTTTGTTGTGATCGTGCCCGAGGATTCGACGATGTCTTGGCTGGTTGGAAGGGTGGACGAAATCTGCCAGAAGCCAACCTACATCGACGGCGTCGAAATCGCGAAGGTTTGTCGCATGGGCTTTGTCAGTTCGGTTGATGGTGACAATGCCGCCACCCTACTTCGAAAGATCAACCTCGCCCTCGAGAATGCCCGAAAGAACCTCACCAACTACCCGGTGGCTTACAAGCCGGAGATGAGCTTCAAGGCCAAGATGCGAGTGGAACTCGAAACGGCGATGCGCCAGGCACTGATCGACCGCGAATTCTATCTGATGTTCCAGCCGATCTACTGCAACAAGACGAAGAAGCTGGTTAAGGCAGAAGCACTGCTTCGCTGGAACTCCAGTCGATTCGGTCCGGTATCGCCAGGAACGTTTATCCCGATCGCCGAAGAGTCCGACTTCATCAACGACCTTGGAAACTTCGTCATCGATGAGGCCGCCCGCGCCATCGCAAGTTTCGCCCAGCAAACGAGAGATTCGAAGATCGTGATCAGCCTCAACATGTCGCTGCGGCAACTCAAGAACCAGTCGACCCTGAACGTTTTCCATTCGGCCCTCGACAAGTGGGGCATCAGCCAGAAGAACATGCTGATCGAGATCACCGAATCGTCGATCATGCACGACTCGGGCGAGTGCGTCTCGATGCTGACTCAGCTTCAGGAGCGTGGCTTCTCGCTCGCCATCGATGACTTTGGAACCGGCTACTCGTCGCTCGCGACCTTGGCCAGCCTGCCGTTCAACTGCCTCAAGATCGATAAGAAGTTTGTGGATGGCATCGGCGTCGACCGCAAGCAAGAAGAGGTGCTAGGCACCATCGTCCGGCTTGCCCGTGCGTTGAACCTGCAGATTGTGGCAGAAGGCATCGAGAGCGAAGCCCAATACGTATTCCTCGCCAACCTTGGCGTGGAGTACAGCCAGGGCTTCTACTTTGCTCGGCCGTTGCCGTTCGAAGACCTGGTTGCACGCGCCGTTGGCGAGGCCCAGAAGGCCGCTTAA
- the flhA gene encoding flagellar biosynthesis protein FlhA — translation MSALCVSGFMQTFAKILKHTDVLLGVGLLLVVSMLILPLPHWAVDLGLVMAIGSSVMILLTSVNVSDPLQFSVFPSMLVITTLFRLALSIAATKLILGTGQAGHVIETFGNFVMGGDFVVGFVAFLILVVVQFVVITNGAGRVSEVVARFTLDAMPGKQMAIDADLAAGLIDEEMAKERRKKIKQEADFYGAMDGASKFVKGDAIASILIIIINIIGGFAVGFFKGQSDPLTILKTYSLLSVGEGLTSQLPALLISSASGLLVTRAGQDRTMAGEVASQIFNQPKALLVGSGSIAAFGLVPGFPATLFFGAGAIMFGLYRFAISNPGVSKMFDPAPEKPKQEAAPAPAPTGPEAVLPLLAVDPIEIEIGYGLTKLADPKVGGDLSDRIASTRRQIATELGFVMPTVRIRDSIQLTNTEYIIKIRGEEVARAEMMPDRMLAVNSGDAVDSIPGIKTIDPVFKMEALWISSDQQELAERVGYTVIEPSAVISTHLSELVKGHAPELLSRQDVQTLIDEVRKTNDAAVNEIIPDVVSLSDVQKVLQHLLRERIPIRDMVTIVETLADFAGRTKDVEQLGEIVRSAIARTVTRQYLDFEDKLRCITLEPPLERELADKVSLTSAGTAMVLDPMTQTKLVQQLKTEYDRLTMQGYQPVLLCGAQLRLSMRRFLDRHLPNLAVLAYSEISAKADVEFVGQVAA, via the coding sequence ATGAGCGCTCTTTGCGTCTCTGGGTTTATGCAAACGTTCGCCAAGATTCTTAAGCACACCGACGTCCTCCTCGGAGTCGGCCTCCTCTTGGTGGTTTCGATGCTCATTTTGCCGCTCCCACACTGGGCGGTGGACCTTGGTCTTGTCATGGCGATCGGGTCGTCGGTCATGATCCTTTTGACCTCAGTCAACGTCTCCGATCCGCTTCAATTTTCCGTCTTCCCGTCGATGCTTGTCATCACGACGCTGTTCCGACTGGCGCTCAGTATCGCCGCCACCAAACTCATTCTTGGCACCGGTCAGGCTGGCCATGTCATCGAGACGTTCGGTAACTTCGTCATGGGTGGCGACTTCGTGGTCGGCTTTGTCGCGTTCCTTATCTTGGTCGTCGTCCAGTTCGTCGTCATCACGAACGGTGCCGGACGCGTGTCAGAAGTCGTCGCGCGGTTCACCTTGGATGCGATGCCAGGTAAGCAGATGGCGATCGACGCCGATCTCGCCGCGGGCCTCATCGACGAAGAAATGGCCAAAGAGCGCCGCAAAAAGATCAAGCAGGAAGCGGACTTCTACGGTGCGATGGACGGTGCCTCGAAGTTCGTGAAGGGCGATGCTATCGCCTCGATCCTCATCATCATTATCAACATCATCGGCGGCTTCGCGGTCGGCTTCTTCAAGGGCCAAAGCGATCCGTTGACGATCCTCAAAACGTATTCGCTACTCAGCGTGGGCGAAGGTCTGACCTCGCAGTTGCCCGCACTGCTCATCAGCTCTGCTAGCGGTCTTTTGGTCACTCGTGCCGGCCAGGATCGAACGATGGCGGGCGAAGTCGCTTCTCAGATTTTCAACCAGCCCAAGGCGCTCTTGGTTGGATCTGGCTCCATCGCGGCATTTGGTTTAGTGCCTGGCTTCCCGGCGACTCTGTTCTTCGGTGCCGGTGCCATCATGTTCGGTTTGTACCGCTTTGCCATCAGCAATCCAGGCGTCTCAAAGATGTTTGATCCCGCTCCCGAGAAGCCGAAGCAGGAAGCGGCTCCCGCTCCGGCACCGACTGGACCGGAAGCGGTTCTGCCTTTGCTGGCCGTCGATCCCATCGAGATCGAAATAGGTTACGGCCTGACCAAACTGGCTGACCCCAAGGTCGGTGGTGACCTGTCCGATCGGATTGCCTCGACCCGACGTCAGATCGCGACCGAACTCGGTTTCGTCATGCCGACGGTACGCATCCGCGACTCCATCCAGCTCACCAATACGGAGTACATCATCAAGATTCGTGGCGAGGAAGTCGCCCGTGCCGAGATGATGCCCGACCGCATGCTGGCCGTCAACAGCGGTGACGCAGTGGATTCGATTCCTGGTATCAAGACTATCGACCCCGTCTTCAAGATGGAAGCGCTGTGGATTTCGTCGGACCAGCAGGAACTAGCCGAGCGCGTCGGCTACACCGTCATCGAGCCGTCGGCGGTCATCTCGACCCACCTTTCCGAACTCGTCAAGGGCCACGCACCGGAACTGCTCAGCCGCCAAGACGTCCAGACCCTCATCGACGAAGTCCGAAAGACCAACGATGCGGCCGTCAACGAGATCATTCCCGATGTCGTCAGCCTTTCCGATGTCCAGAAGGTCCTTCAGCACCTGCTCCGCGAGCGCATTCCGATTCGCGACATGGTGACCATCGTCGAAACCCTTGCCGATTTCGCCGGTCGAACCAAGGATGTCGAGCAGTTGGGAGAAATCGTCCGATCCGCCATTGCGCGCACCGTCACCCGCCAGTATTTGGATTTCGAAGACAAGCTCCGCTGTATCACGCTGGAGCCGCCGCTTGAGCGAGAACTCGCCGACAAGGTGAGCCTGACTTCGGCCGGAACCGCCATGGTGCTCGACCCCATGACCCAGACCAAGCTGGTTCAGCAACTGAAGACCGAGTACGACCGCCTCACCATGCAGGGCTACCAGCCGGTGCTGTTGTGCGGAGCCCAACTCCGACTCTCCATGCGCCGATTCCTCGACCGACACCTGCCCAACCTTGCGGTCCTGGCGTACAGCGAGATTTCCGCCAAGGCCGACGTCGAATTTGTTGGTCAGGTTGCGGCTTAG
- the hrcA gene encoding heat-inducible transcription repressor HrcA translates to MHELDPRKQRLLRAIVIEYVTGAEPIASEMLVQKYDLGVKSATVRNELAEMSELGYLEQPHTSAGRIPSDSGYRFYVDRLIVEKVIDEGQQRVLRDATEDTEALQDLLRDTVKVLSRATAQLGVATTTKDSSVTVRTAIVSALGPTQALLVVALSNGHIENRMIECPKNLTLEDIGATNEALRLQIVGNDLKTLTKSKPLPVESPVIEKLLALVWTQLRAMAKQLTRGKLITEGEEFLFSKPEFQRDATALAELFRQLDETDVLYDAVSPKTDVVTIGKENRSEQLHRFSVVRKGYYIGDQEVGVVAIVGPTRMDYDGSIPLVNFTADALSRSLTRFFG, encoded by the coding sequence ATGCACGAACTCGATCCGAGAAAACAGCGGCTTCTGCGCGCCATCGTGATCGAATATGTGACCGGTGCGGAGCCGATTGCCTCCGAAATGCTCGTTCAGAAATACGATCTCGGCGTCAAGTCGGCGACCGTTCGCAACGAGCTTGCCGAGATGTCGGAACTGGGATATCTTGAACAGCCCCACACATCTGCAGGGCGAATCCCCAGCGACTCCGGCTATCGCTTCTATGTTGACCGACTGATCGTCGAGAAGGTCATCGACGAGGGGCAGCAGAGGGTTCTCCGCGACGCGACCGAAGACACCGAAGCCTTGCAGGACCTCCTTCGCGATACGGTCAAGGTCCTCAGTCGCGCTACCGCTCAACTCGGCGTCGCGACGACCACCAAAGACTCAAGCGTGACGGTGAGGACCGCCATCGTGTCCGCCCTTGGGCCGACTCAGGCACTTCTCGTGGTCGCTCTCAGCAATGGGCACATCGAGAACCGCATGATCGAGTGTCCGAAGAATTTGACTCTCGAAGACATCGGCGCGACCAACGAAGCTCTGCGGCTCCAGATCGTCGGCAACGACCTGAAGACCCTGACGAAGTCCAAGCCGCTTCCGGTCGAGAGCCCTGTCATCGAGAAGCTTCTCGCCTTGGTCTGGACTCAGCTTCGGGCGATGGCCAAACAACTGACGCGCGGCAAACTGATCACCGAAGGCGAAGAATTCCTCTTCTCCAAACCCGAATTTCAGCGCGACGCCACCGCGCTGGCCGAGCTTTTCCGCCAGCTAGACGAAACCGACGTCCTGTACGACGCCGTCTCGCCCAAGACCGACGTGGTCACGATCGGTAAGGAGAACCGCTCTGAGCAGCTCCACCGCTTCAGCGTTGTCCGCAAAGGCTACTACATCGGCGATCAAGAGGTCGGCGTAGTCGCAATCGTCGGACCTACAAGAATGGATTACGACGGTAGTATCCCGCTCGTCAATTTCACCGCCGATGCCTTAAGCCGTAGCCTCACCCGATTCTTCGGGTGA
- a CDS encoding tetratricopeptide repeat protein — translation MRIFGSKSTRALALSIIVIAGAVADAQDLMGAKEVVRRQMASSKNPELGALQAFVDFSNDLPKLSPQEAGRRWADLLGTANNPQLNGYGNYASQYAMTYLPPPTSWPSIAAELDAKKAKKEFRLVAAVLNQDKTKQRAIIDAIADSPTSKRSDWDIVLQFASIWRDEALMKKAIYHTISLGNAESAKAQGSSEVQGSMALIPDLTRNFGKDKAKAMILDALKMVKLPIEFSSETDRKIAIALCRQSGSTFPTHHCELIQDLEDADLYPLFNKWFPKSTGPTKVAARALFIFSKIMVGQGDPYLKEASILTIIGYNSTAKIATMLASPKIAKIAVGFFEKALTQNPKLDLWSYYGPAAFSANRAKEMVPILENAMAKASSEEDGGGRSGSVPYLLIQAVSVSGTSEDVANVVLNGVKAGKIPGSKALVLGDLMNRKDLSDAGLKVTKKDEPEVAMRWLIDQGKYGEAEQLAVAGGPDRYYQGAGMLNRDLIRLYAKVGRDQDVVDLLDQSPEWGVPDLRQFADSYNGYGYSNDESETPLLDVIAKSFIRLGKVDTGMKLVQVQLDQNNKDDDAYQLLVDNLKPEDALSQLDQMFASDMFEERPLIWKAIIFERQGKLYDAEKTAREAISIDPSDGDMGHGKRMLGYKVLSEVLAKKGDAEGSKTYKSVVDAIRLSERGDDFLQAGLMKEAISMYSDSLKIFSDAYCIQSRMAVNLANEGKTAEAIEHFRKAFELMPDSFGRVETHCFGCEGVFTTGPAEGVAETVLTEAAKKNPTKPQSQYLLGYLRMEEDRYPEAAQYFKKAVELDPDYLNAWKQYSVVADGAGVSSAEGQRIMLNLIRLDPRQRHGYGYSNSMPVSDFAQIYLAFQKTTPRVPSTESVYPLRASQAATRQGFVEMNQVLTSFSNRTTPGSQIAKFEPIQTILQSAYGPEEGTWIR, via the coding sequence ATGAGAATATTCGGCTCAAAGAGCACGAGAGCGCTGGCGCTCTCGATAATCGTTATTGCGGGCGCCGTAGCCGATGCCCAAGACCTGATGGGAGCAAAGGAGGTCGTTCGTCGTCAAATGGCGAGTTCGAAGAATCCAGAGTTGGGGGCTCTTCAAGCATTTGTCGACTTTTCGAACGACCTGCCAAAGCTGAGCCCACAAGAAGCTGGGCGACGGTGGGCGGATTTGCTGGGGACTGCGAACAATCCGCAACTCAACGGCTACGGCAATTACGCTTCGCAGTATGCGATGACCTATTTGCCGCCACCGACCAGTTGGCCATCGATTGCCGCTGAACTTGATGCCAAGAAGGCCAAGAAAGAATTTCGACTTGTTGCCGCAGTCCTGAACCAGGATAAGACCAAGCAAAGAGCGATCATCGACGCCATCGCCGACTCACCCACCTCGAAGAGAAGCGATTGGGACATTGTGCTTCAGTTCGCGTCTATATGGCGCGATGAAGCGCTCATGAAGAAGGCGATCTATCACACCATCAGCCTTGGCAATGCCGAAAGCGCAAAGGCTCAGGGGTCGTCTGAGGTGCAGGGAAGCATGGCATTGATTCCCGACTTAACCCGCAACTTTGGGAAGGACAAAGCCAAAGCCATGATCCTCGATGCCCTCAAGATGGTCAAGCTGCCCATCGAGTTTTCGAGCGAAACCGACCGAAAGATAGCAATTGCTCTGTGCCGCCAAAGCGGCTCGACCTTCCCCACCCACCATTGCGAACTAATCCAGGACCTGGAGGATGCCGACCTCTATCCCCTCTTCAACAAGTGGTTTCCCAAGAGTACGGGGCCAACCAAGGTTGCCGCTCGCGCCCTGTTCATTTTCTCGAAAATCATGGTCGGCCAGGGAGACCCGTATCTCAAAGAGGCTTCCATTTTGACGATAATCGGCTACAACTCAACCGCAAAGATCGCCACGATGCTTGCCTCGCCAAAGATCGCAAAGATCGCCGTGGGTTTCTTCGAAAAGGCTCTGACTCAGAACCCGAAGCTCGACCTATGGTCCTACTATGGTCCGGCCGCCTTTAGCGCCAATCGAGCCAAGGAAATGGTTCCGATCCTCGAAAACGCCATGGCAAAGGCGTCGTCCGAAGAGGATGGCGGAGGGCGCTCAGGCTCCGTGCCGTACCTCCTGATCCAGGCCGTCAGCGTCTCCGGGACGTCGGAGGATGTCGCGAACGTTGTCCTCAATGGAGTCAAGGCGGGAAAGATTCCGGGTTCAAAAGCCCTGGTTCTGGGCGACCTGATGAATCGCAAGGATCTTTCTGATGCCGGACTAAAAGTGACCAAGAAGGACGAGCCCGAAGTCGCGATGCGCTGGCTCATCGACCAAGGAAAGTACGGCGAAGCAGAACAATTAGCTGTTGCGGGGGGACCTGATCGTTACTACCAGGGTGCGGGGATGCTCAATCGCGACCTCATCCGCCTCTACGCCAAAGTCGGGCGTGATCAAGATGTTGTCGACTTGCTCGACCAGTCTCCAGAATGGGGAGTTCCCGATTTGCGCCAATTTGCCGATTCCTACAACGGGTATGGATACTCCAACGATGAGTCGGAGACACCTCTTCTCGATGTCATCGCGAAGTCATTTATCAGGCTCGGCAAAGTCGATACGGGCATGAAACTCGTTCAAGTTCAGCTTGACCAGAACAATAAAGACGACGACGCCTACCAGTTATTAGTTGACAATCTAAAGCCAGAAGACGCCCTCAGCCAACTCGACCAGATGTTTGCAAGTGACATGTTTGAAGAACGGCCACTCATTTGGAAAGCAATCATTTTTGAGCGTCAAGGCAAACTGTACGACGCCGAGAAAACCGCTCGAGAGGCTATTTCAATCGATCCCTCCGACGGAGATATGGGACATGGCAAGCGCATGTTAGGCTACAAAGTGCTATCCGAAGTATTGGCCAAGAAGGGCGACGCGGAAGGAAGCAAGACGTATAAGTCGGTCGTCGATGCGATCCGGCTGAGCGAGCGAGGCGACGACTTCCTGCAGGCGGGATTGATGAAGGAAGCGATTTCGATGTACAGCGACTCGCTAAAAATCTTTTCCGATGCCTACTGCATTCAGTCGCGAATGGCGGTCAACCTGGCCAACGAAGGAAAGACGGCCGAGGCGATCGAGCATTTCCGAAAGGCGTTCGAACTGATGCCGGATAGCTTTGGCCGGGTCGAGACTCACTGCTTTGGCTGTGAAGGTGTCTTCACAACTGGTCCCGCCGAAGGCGTGGCCGAGACGGTGCTGACCGAGGCGGCGAAGAAGAATCCGACCAAGCCACAGTCTCAGTATCTATTGGGTTATCTGCGAATGGAAGAGGACCGCTATCCCGAAGCGGCCCAGTACTTCAAAAAGGCGGTGGAGCTTGATCCCGACTATCTCAACGCTTGGAAACAGTACTCGGTCGTGGCCGATGGCGCAGGTGTGAGTTCGGCCGAGGGGCAAAGGATCATGTTGAATCTTATCCGACTGGACCCTCGACAGCGACATGGTTACGGTTATTCAAACAGCATGCCCGTGAGCGACTTTGCTCAGATTTACTTGGCTTTTCAAAAGACTACGCCAAGGGTGCCGTCCACTGAATCGGTGTATCCACTCAGGGCCTCACAGGCCGCCACACGTCAAGGTTTTGTCGAAATGAACCAGGTACTGACATCCTTCAGCAACCGCACCACTCCCGGCAGTCAAATCGCCAAGTTTGAGCCGATCCAAACGATTCTTCAGTCGGCCTATGGCCCCGAAGAAGGCACTTGGATTCGTTAG
- a CDS encoding PEP-CTERM sorting domain-containing protein, protein MKAFYMLLVVGAAVSAHAQVIDTYPFWDGSITAGWTAIGQSFDAPGSTLTDYQFAIEGNANGGTLNVSVFNWIAGTGPTGASLYSTSVAWPTSTGDVVLSGLNIPMTVGGHYGVVVDLSGSTSQSVHYMGNTTGNPSGNGYWSGDDGATWNDFPGLSTEFKATFSSVPEPASMAVLGLGALALLRRRRQTN, encoded by the coding sequence ATGAAAGCATTCTATATGCTGCTAGTCGTGGGTGCCGCTGTTAGCGCGCACGCACAAGTTATCGACACTTACCCTTTCTGGGACGGAAGCATCACCGCTGGATGGACCGCGATCGGACAATCGTTCGACGCTCCGGGATCCACTCTGACCGACTACCAATTTGCGATCGAAGGCAACGCCAACGGCGGAACCCTTAACGTCTCGGTATTCAATTGGATTGCGGGCACAGGACCCACGGGTGCTTCCCTCTATTCCACCTCGGTTGCTTGGCCGACCTCCACTGGAGACGTCGTCCTGAGTGGTCTCAACATTCCGATGACGGTCGGCGGCCATTACGGCGTTGTGGTTGACCTGAGCGGATCGACGAGCCAATCGGTCCATTATATGGGCAACACGACGGGTAACCCTTCCGGAAACGGATACTGGAGCGGAGACGATGGAGCCACCTGGAATGACTTCCCGGGCCTGAGCACTGAGTTCAAAGCGACCTTCTCCTCGGTTCCCGAACCGGCTTCGATGGCCGTTCTCGGATTGGGTGCGCTTGCGCTTCTGCGCCGCCGACGCCAAACCAACTAA